From a region of the Bradyrhizobium diazoefficiens genome:
- a CDS encoding IclR family transcriptional regulator, whose product MDKVSGAGPSGSLPRALALLRALASSGGEGMRLTNAAEAAGVTPASAHRLFRMLIDEGLVEQDARNKHYRLGIEFFSLAARAGSPGNLREVCRPALLRLSAALGDTVFLLVRSGYDAVCLDRCEGPVPIRSFTGDVGGKVILGVGQGSMAILAHLPEAERDEVIRFNLPRLLNFGPFDEVFFRKGIEQVWESGYAARETGLLPGMAGVAVAILDRERRPLAAISIGTTVERLNAQRLPTVVQVLRREAEALASKINPFDAALRRPGHRASSY is encoded by the coding sequence ATGGATAAAGTTTCCGGCGCTGGACCTTCTGGAAGTCTGCCGCGCGCGTTGGCCTTGCTGCGGGCGCTGGCCTCAAGCGGCGGTGAGGGGATGCGGCTGACCAATGCGGCCGAGGCGGCAGGCGTGACGCCGGCGTCGGCGCACCGGTTGTTCCGCATGTTGATCGATGAAGGCCTCGTGGAGCAGGATGCGCGCAACAAGCATTACCGGCTCGGCATCGAGTTCTTTTCGCTTGCCGCCCGCGCCGGAAGCCCCGGCAATCTGCGCGAGGTTTGCCGGCCGGCACTGTTGCGGCTGTCGGCGGCGTTAGGCGACACGGTCTTCCTACTGGTACGTAGCGGCTATGATGCAGTCTGTCTCGACCGCTGTGAGGGACCGGTGCCGATCCGTTCGTTCACGGGCGATGTTGGGGGCAAGGTGATCCTCGGTGTCGGGCAAGGCAGCATGGCAATCCTCGCTCACTTGCCGGAAGCTGAACGCGACGAGGTGATCCGCTTTAACCTGCCGCGTCTGCTCAATTTCGGTCCGTTCGACGAAGTGTTCTTCCGCAAAGGAATTGAGCAGGTGTGGGAAAGCGGCTACGCCGCGCGCGAGACGGGACTCCTGCCGGGCATGGCTGGTGTCGCCGTTGCGATACTTGATCGCGAGCGGCGGCCGCTCGCCGCAATCAGCATCGGCACCACAGTCGAACGGCTTAACGCCCAGCGTTTGCCGACCGTGGTTCAGGTGCTCCGGCGTGAGGCCGAGGCGCTGGCGTCGAAGATCAACCCGTTCGACGCTGCCTTGCGCAGGCCGGGGCACCGTGCGAGCTCGTATTGA
- a CDS encoding ABC transporter ATP-binding protein: MREPVLRIEDLRVEFRIGAEWYPAVDGVSFTFDRNETLALVGESGCGKSVTALSIMGLVPQPQGRVSTGRILLDGTDLRTLDETKFEALRGDRMTMIFQEPMTSLNPVMSIGSQVAETLRVHRGLSRADAARKALAVLEEVKIPSSKQRFHDYPHQFSGGMRQRVMIAMALACEPALLLADEPTTALDVPIQAQVLGLLADLKGRHGMAMLFITHNLGVVAQIADRVAVMYAGQIVEEAPVQEIFSRPAHPYTRALFSAIPRMDRAEQTLTAIPGRVPPLTDMPKGCRFAPRCPLRREGCEAPQVLAAAAPRHLARCHIATNAFARELARA, encoded by the coding sequence ATGCGCGAACCGGTCTTGCGTATCGAAGATCTTCGGGTCGAATTTCGCATTGGTGCGGAGTGGTATCCGGCCGTCGACGGCGTGTCATTCACGTTCGACCGCAACGAGACGCTCGCCCTGGTCGGCGAATCCGGCTGCGGAAAATCGGTCACGGCGCTCTCCATCATGGGCCTCGTACCGCAGCCGCAAGGTCGCGTGTCGACGGGCCGCATCCTGCTCGACGGAACAGATCTGCGAACGCTCGATGAGACGAAGTTCGAAGCCCTGCGTGGCGACCGCATGACGATGATCTTCCAGGAACCGATGACCAGTCTGAACCCGGTGATGAGCATCGGGTCGCAGGTTGCCGAGACGCTACGGGTCCATCGCGGGCTGTCTCGGGCGGATGCGGCGAGGAAGGCGCTCGCCGTTCTCGAAGAGGTGAAAATTCCATCCAGCAAGCAGCGCTTCCACGATTATCCGCATCAATTCTCGGGCGGCATGCGCCAGCGCGTGATGATCGCGATGGCGCTCGCGTGCGAACCGGCATTGCTGCTCGCCGACGAGCCGACGACCGCCCTCGATGTGCCCATCCAGGCGCAGGTGCTTGGGCTGTTGGCTGACCTGAAGGGCCGCCACGGCATGGCGATGCTGTTCATCACACATAATCTCGGCGTGGTCGCCCAGATCGCCGATCGCGTTGCGGTGATGTACGCGGGTCAGATTGTCGAAGAAGCGCCCGTGCAAGAGATTTTCAGCAGGCCCGCCCACCCCTACACGCGTGCACTTTTCTCGGCGATCCCGCGCATGGATCGCGCGGAGCAGACCCTCACTGCCATTCCGGGCCGCGTGCCTCCGCTCACCGACATGCCGAAGGGGTGCCGCTTCGCGCCGCGCTGCCCGTTGCGCCGCGAAGGGTGCGAGGCGCCGCAGGTTCTGGCTGCGGCCGCCCCCCGGCATCTCGCCCGCTGTCACATTGCAACCAACGCTTTCGCCAGGGAGCTTGCCCGTGCTTGA
- a CDS encoding SDR family NAD(P)-dependent oxidoreductase: MLEASGRVVMVSGASRGIGRALVERLIDGGYHVSAGVRDSRGLVGSDRLMLRRYDAESLPSAEAWVAATIDRFGRLDGLINAAGINPEADLTDPDETALDAMMLINVKAPMRLIRLALPHLAKGGEGRVINVASMSGKRVRNPNAGYAMSKFALIALTHAVRQYGWDHGIRATAICPSFVATDMTAHVTKWPREKMSDPRDIAELIATVLRLPNTATIAELLVNCRLEDML; the protein is encoded by the coding sequence GTGCTTGAAGCATCTGGCCGGGTCGTGATGGTCTCCGGTGCCTCACGCGGCATCGGCCGCGCTCTGGTGGAGCGCCTGATCGATGGCGGCTATCACGTTTCAGCCGGGGTGCGCGACTCCCGCGGACTGGTCGGGTCCGACAGGCTGATGCTCCGTCGTTACGATGCAGAGTCACTACCTTCGGCGGAGGCATGGGTTGCAGCGACGATCGATCGTTTCGGACGGCTCGACGGCCTGATCAACGCGGCCGGAATCAATCCGGAAGCCGACCTCACCGATCCCGACGAGACGGCGCTCGACGCCATGATGCTGATCAACGTCAAGGCGCCGATGCGGCTCATTCGGCTCGCGCTGCCGCACCTTGCCAAGGGCGGCGAAGGACGCGTGATCAACGTCGCCTCCATGTCGGGCAAACGCGTCCGCAACCCCAATGCCGGCTATGCGATGAGCAAGTTTGCGCTGATTGCGCTCACCCATGCCGTACGACAGTATGGCTGGGACCACGGCATCCGCGCGACAGCGATCTGCCCGAGTTTCGTCGCGACCGACATGACCGCGCATGTCACTAAATGGCCGCGCGAGAAAATGAGCGATCCGCGCGATATCGCCGAACTGATCGCGACGGTCCTGCGACTGCCCAACACCGCGACCATCGCCGAGTTGCTGGTCAATTGCCGGCTGGAGGACATGCTATGA
- a CDS encoding (2Fe-2S)-binding protein: MRLQRLAETNRPAVSFTLDGRPAAALVGDSLLTAILTQDSYLRTSEFGDGSRAGFCLMGACQDCWVNLEGGGRVRACTTPIAEGMRVSRGMVQP, encoded by the coding sequence ATGAGATTGCAACGCCTGGCAGAGACGAACCGGCCCGCCGTGTCGTTCACGCTCGATGGTCGGCCCGCGGCCGCGCTCGTGGGCGACAGCCTGCTCACCGCCATTCTCACGCAGGATAGCTACCTGCGGACAAGCGAATTCGGCGACGGCTCGCGAGCGGGTTTCTGCCTGATGGGGGCGTGCCAGGATTGCTGGGTGAACCTCGAAGGCGGCGGCCGCGTGCGCGCCTGCACCACTCCGATAGCCGAAGGGATGCGCGTGTCACGCGGGATGGTACAACCATGA
- a CDS encoding NAD(P)/FAD-dependent oxidoreductase encodes MSIVIIGAGPAGTRAAEILVRAGLRPIVIDEAPENGGRIYQRQPTGFHRPPRVLYGFEAAKARTIHDIFDRLRTSIDFRPRTLAWNMRPGMIDTMCDGKARAVPFAQTILCTGAMDRVIPLPGWTLPGVFTLGGSQISLKAQGCAIGARVAFLGTGPLLYLVAYQYAQAGAQATAVLDTTPFANKAAQAFGLMRGGATFAKGLYYIAWLRSHGIPIIEGVTPLVIGGGGQVESLSWRDTRGSTQEVAVDAVGLGFGLKPEAQLADLAGVPFDFDPVQHNWVPRKHPSGQTSVEGVFLAGDGSGICGADLAEAAGARAAWAVLATRGLAVDARAVARLDATLAAGAAFRAALERAFPFPAKLAADMADDTMLCRCEAVTAGELRAAANEFLATLPPSEVNRAKALTRVGMGRCQGRVCGAAATEVLATTLSCPVEEVGRLRGQPPVKPIPILPAEAA; translated from the coding sequence ATGAGCATCGTCATCATCGGGGCCGGTCCGGCCGGCACCCGTGCGGCCGAAATTCTCGTCCGCGCAGGCCTGCGCCCAATCGTGATCGACGAAGCACCGGAGAACGGCGGACGCATTTATCAGCGCCAGCCGACCGGTTTCCACCGCCCCCCTCGTGTTCTCTACGGCTTTGAAGCTGCAAAGGCGCGCACCATACACGACATCTTCGACCGGCTACGCACGTCCATCGACTTCCGACCGCGAACGCTCGCATGGAACATGCGGCCGGGCATGATCGACACGATGTGCGACGGGAAAGCGCGCGCCGTGCCTTTTGCGCAGACGATCCTTTGCACGGGGGCGATGGATCGGGTGATCCCGCTGCCTGGCTGGACCCTGCCGGGGGTTTTCACTCTGGGCGGATCACAGATTTCGTTGAAGGCGCAGGGCTGCGCCATCGGTGCGCGTGTCGCCTTTCTCGGGACGGGCCCCCTGCTCTACCTCGTTGCGTATCAATACGCCCAGGCCGGCGCGCAGGCTACGGCCGTGCTCGACACGACACCCTTCGCCAACAAGGCGGCACAGGCGTTCGGGCTGATGCGTGGCGGGGCAACCTTCGCCAAGGGCCTTTATTACATCGCCTGGCTACGCTCGCACGGCATCCCCATCATCGAGGGTGTAACACCGCTCGTGATCGGGGGCGGCGGCCAGGTCGAGTCGCTGAGCTGGCGTGACACGCGCGGCAGCACGCAGGAGGTGGCAGTCGATGCTGTCGGACTCGGCTTTGGGCTGAAGCCGGAGGCGCAACTCGCCGATCTCGCCGGTGTACCGTTCGACTTCGATCCGGTGCAGCACAATTGGGTGCCGCGCAAGCATCCCAGCGGGCAAACGTCCGTCGAAGGCGTGTTCCTTGCCGGCGACGGCAGCGGGATTTGCGGCGCCGATCTTGCCGAGGCGGCCGGTGCGCGCGCTGCCTGGGCGGTGCTGGCGACGCGCGGCCTCGCGGTTGATGCGCGCGCGGTGGCGCGGCTCGACGCAACGCTGGCAGCCGGCGCTGCTTTCCGCGCCGCATTGGAGCGCGCATTTCCATTTCCAGCGAAGCTCGCCGCCGATATGGCTGACGACACCATGCTTTGTCGCTGCGAGGCAGTCACGGCGGGCGAATTGCGCGCGGCCGCGAATGAGTTTCTCGCGACGCTTCCACCATCGGAGGTCAATCGGGCCAAGGCGCTGACCCGTGTCGGCATGGGTCGTTGCCAGGGTCGCGTCTGCGGCGCAGCCGCAACCGAGGTGCTGGCGACCACCCTGTCCTGCCCGGTCGAAGAGGTCGGCCGCCTCCGCGGACAGCCACCCGTGAAGCCGATCCCCATCCTTCCCGCGGAGGCCGCATGA
- a CDS encoding FAD-binding oxidoreductase — protein MSVTSTDVLIVGGGGAGCSTALHLAKRNARCILLERGQIGGQASGVNYGGVRQQGRHPAELPLARRSRDIWARLPELIGTDCEFEVTGHLKLARNQAEEAELIAYLNVAKANGLPLIMIGGNAIHQQYPWLGPDVVAGSFAPDDGAANPRLLSPALARAARDAGADIREFTPVSKLAHDGMQFIVKSGEREFRARCLVNTAGYWGGAVAKAFGEQVPVSPLNPNMLVTEPLPYFIAPNLGVVGGDVYLRQIRRGNVIFGGGRGHSDPDVPSSRPSPEASYVVMAKALQLVPQLAGVQVIRSWTGIDGETPDDIPVIGLSRTTPGLFHAFGFSGHGFQLGPAIGAIMSELVLDGHTDVPLEPFRIDRFAPNQSLNQQGQRHDASHHA, from the coding sequence ATGAGCGTCACGTCCACCGACGTGTTGATCGTGGGCGGCGGCGGGGCCGGTTGCTCCACGGCCCTGCATCTCGCAAAGCGCAACGCGCGATGCATCCTCCTCGAACGCGGCCAGATCGGCGGGCAAGCCAGCGGCGTCAATTACGGCGGCGTCCGTCAGCAGGGCCGGCATCCGGCGGAATTGCCGCTCGCCCGCCGTTCTCGGGACATCTGGGCCAGGCTGCCGGAGCTCATCGGCACCGACTGCGAGTTCGAGGTGACCGGACATCTGAAGCTCGCGCGCAACCAGGCCGAGGAAGCCGAGCTCATTGCCTATCTTAATGTTGCCAAGGCCAACGGACTTCCGCTGATCATGATCGGCGGCAATGCCATCCATCAGCAATATCCCTGGCTTGGACCCGACGTCGTTGCCGGCTCGTTCGCGCCCGACGATGGCGCCGCCAACCCGCGCCTGTTGAGCCCCGCTCTGGCGCGAGCCGCGCGCGATGCCGGCGCCGATATCCGAGAATTCACGCCGGTCAGCAAGCTAGCTCATGACGGCATGCAGTTCATCGTGAAATCGGGGGAGCGTGAATTTCGTGCGCGATGTCTCGTCAACACAGCCGGCTATTGGGGCGGCGCGGTTGCCAAAGCATTTGGTGAGCAGGTCCCGGTGTCGCCGCTCAACCCCAACATGCTCGTAACCGAGCCCCTGCCCTACTTCATTGCGCCGAATTTGGGCGTCGTTGGCGGCGACGTCTATCTGCGTCAGATCCGGCGGGGCAATGTGATTTTCGGCGGCGGCCGCGGGCACTCCGATCCGGACGTTCCGTCGTCACGGCCGTCGCCAGAGGCAAGCTATGTCGTCATGGCGAAGGCGCTGCAGCTCGTGCCGCAGCTCGCGGGCGTCCAAGTGATCCGCAGCTGGACGGGCATCGACGGCGAAACGCCGGACGATATTCCCGTCATCGGACTGAGCCGCACGACGCCCGGCCTGTTTCATGCCTTTGGATTCTCCGGTCACGGCTTCCAGCTCGGCCCGGCCATCGGAGCCATCATGAGCGAGCTCGTCCTGGACGGACACACGGATGTTCCGCTCGAGCCGTTCCGTATCGATCGCTTTGCGCCGAACCAATCACTCAACCAGCAGGGACAGAGACATGACGCTTCGCATCACGCTTAG
- a CDS encoding ABC transporter substrate-binding protein, protein MTLRITLSAALAAATLIAMPASAAPKSDLKVGMAAQDVGQLDPHRAVSTIDRTVVAWIYNGLVRFKPGTMDPAQIEPDLAEKWESSSDKLDWTFHLRHGVKFHGDFGELTADDIVFSLKRASDAKTSAFSADFAAFKTIEATDPYTVHIVLARQVPSLLGLVTNYSGGYIVSRKAVEKYGADFTRNPVGTGPFAFVSDTPNQSLELAAFDGYFRGKPKLEHVSYRYIPSDSSRDLAFQNGEIDLIYGKQDQAWINRIRALPNSVVDVFEPGELANLNLNITAKPLDDIRVRQAIAYAVNRPELVKWQGADTARPGQSVIPAGYLGFSKDVGLVNTDISKAKALLKDAGYPDGVTIKIIHTQLPQMLGSMQVVQAQLRKAGINLDIQVVDHATFHQQIRKDLSPIVYYAAARFPVADIYLTQFFHSSSIVGKPTAVTNFSHCDVADKEIDAAKSETDTEKQVALWIEAQKKIVAAVCAVPLAEALQIWAHRTDLDYGYELKASLSLGPLLTEATHFK, encoded by the coding sequence ATGACGCTTCGCATCACGCTTAGTGCGGCACTTGCGGCTGCCACCCTCATTGCGATGCCCGCTTCAGCAGCGCCAAAGTCCGATCTGAAGGTCGGCATGGCGGCTCAGGATGTCGGTCAGCTCGATCCTCATCGCGCGGTCAGCACGATCGACCGCACCGTGGTGGCCTGGATCTACAACGGCCTCGTGCGTTTCAAGCCGGGGACGATGGATCCTGCGCAGATCGAGCCGGATCTCGCGGAGAAGTGGGAATCGAGTTCCGACAAGCTCGACTGGACATTCCACTTACGTCACGGCGTCAAGTTTCACGGCGACTTTGGCGAGCTGACCGCCGATGACATCGTCTTCAGCCTGAAGAGAGCAAGCGATGCCAAGACGTCGGCGTTCTCCGCCGACTTCGCCGCATTCAAGACGATCGAGGCAACGGATCCGTACACGGTCCACATCGTTCTGGCGCGGCAGGTGCCGAGCTTGCTCGGGCTGGTCACCAACTATTCGGGTGGCTACATCGTCAGCCGCAAGGCGGTCGAGAAATATGGTGCGGACTTCACGCGCAACCCGGTCGGCACGGGCCCCTTCGCCTTCGTCTCCGATACCCCGAACCAGTCGCTCGAGCTCGCGGCCTTCGACGGCTATTTCCGAGGCAAACCGAAGCTCGAGCACGTGAGCTATCGCTACATTCCTTCCGATTCCTCACGCGACCTTGCCTTCCAGAACGGCGAGATCGACCTTATCTACGGCAAGCAGGATCAGGCCTGGATCAACCGTATCCGCGCGTTGCCGAACTCGGTCGTCGACGTGTTCGAGCCGGGCGAGCTCGCCAATCTCAATCTCAACATCACGGCGAAGCCGCTCGACGACATTCGCGTGCGGCAGGCGATCGCTTACGCTGTCAACAGGCCCGAGCTCGTGAAGTGGCAGGGCGCCGACACCGCACGGCCAGGCCAGAGCGTGATTCCGGCCGGCTATCTCGGATTTTCCAAGGATGTCGGTCTCGTCAACACCGATATCAGCAAAGCCAAGGCGCTGCTCAAGGATGCAGGTTATCCCGACGGCGTGACGATCAAGATCATCCACACGCAGTTGCCGCAGATGCTGGGCAGCATGCAGGTGGTGCAGGCGCAGCTACGCAAGGCCGGCATCAATCTCGATATCCAGGTCGTCGACCACGCCACCTTCCATCAGCAGATCCGCAAGGATCTGAGCCCGATCGTCTATTATGCGGCGGCGCGCTTCCCCGTGGCGGACATCTACCTGACCCAGTTCTTTCATTCGTCAAGTATCGTCGGAAAGCCGACGGCGGTCACCAATTTCAGCCACTGCGACGTCGCTGACAAGGAGATCGACGCCGCCAAGTCCGAGACCGATACCGAGAAGCAGGTTGCACTCTGGATCGAGGCCCAGAAGAAGATCGTCGCGGCCGTCTGTGCCGTTCCTCTGGCTGAGGCCCTGCAAATCTGGGCGCACCGCACCGACCTCGATTATGGCTACGAGTTGAAGGCGTCACTGTCGCTCGGCCCGCTCTTGACGGAAGCGACACACTTCAAGTGA